One genomic window of Caldivirga maquilingensis IC-167 includes the following:
- the moaA gene encoding GTP 3',8-cyclase MoaA — translation MVLIDRYGRPLLKLRIVVDSECNFNCFFCHFEGQSRHVPSLTPEDIGFAAEAAMRIGVMDFKLTGGEPLLRRDIIKIIEELSLRKPKDLSLTTNGYLLGELASRLHEAGLMRLNVSLHSLKPERYAFITGTSPKVFNKVIDGLMKAKDAGFTNIKLNMVVTRVNVDEVDDLISFAAKHGFSLQLIELMPVGYGEVNFDENYVDLNTVVKQLMERGRFLGSRVDLHNRPLLSVDGVKVEVVKNYMNPSFCAGCTTMRLTSDGWLKTCLYKPPSVRVWDLIKSRDLEGLIKAFQRANELREPNFRNTDNQLRLSNIKVRLRVG, via the coding sequence GATTGTGGTTGATAGTGAATGTAACTTCAATTGCTTCTTCTGTCACTTCGAGGGTCAAAGTAGGCATGTACCATCACTAACACCTGAGGATATTGGATTCGCCGCTGAGGCGGCTATGAGGATTGGTGTAATGGATTTTAAGTTAACTGGTGGTGAACCATTATTACGTAGGGATATTATTAAGATAATTGAGGAGTTAAGTCTAAGGAAGCCTAAGGACCTATCCTTAACAACTAATGGCTACCTCCTCGGTGAATTGGCTTCAAGGCTTCATGAAGCTGGCTTAATGAGGCTTAACGTATCACTGCATAGTCTTAAGCCTGAGAGGTACGCCTTCATAACTGGAACAAGCCCTAAGGTATTTAATAAGGTTATTGATGGGTTAATGAAGGCTAAGGATGCTGGGTTCACTAATATAAAACTTAACATGGTTGTCACCAGGGTTAACGTTGATGAGGTTGATGATTTAATAAGCTTCGCTGCGAAGCATGGTTTCTCACTACAACTTATAGAATTAATGCCTGTTGGGTATGGGGAGGTGAATTTCGATGAGAATTACGTGGACTTAAACACTGTGGTTAAGCAACTTATGGAGCGTGGAAGATTCCTTGGAAGTAGGGTTGATCTACATAATAGGCCCCTGCTCAGTGTTGATGGGGTTAAGGTTGAGGTTGTTAAGAATTACATGAATCCAAGCTTCTGCGCCGGTTGCACAACAATGAGGTTAACCAGTGATGGATGGCTTAAGACCTGTCTCTATAAGCCCCCGTCAGTTAGAGTTTGGGATTTAATTAAGAGTAGGGATCTTGAGGGGTTGATTAAGGCTTTCCAGAGGGCTAATGAGTTAAGGGAACCTAACTTCAGGAACACTGATAATCAATTAAGGCTAAGTAATATTAAGGTTAGGTTAAGGGTTGGTTAA
- a CDS encoding M16 family metallopeptidase, whose amino-acid sequence MSVFNVRLSNGLRVVGSHIPNSEVEAVYMFYNVGAKNERDGIYGGSHLVEHVLFRSIKGLDKSIDELVEGVGGYFNGFTSYDTTAYVEVLPVDKAELGFMIEAKRMRDALFLENEFELERNIVLSEFDMNENDEESRMMLVAGRKMWDSHPYRHMVIGVRRDLETVKRDELYNYYRQYYNPSNATLVAVGGLSKSSVEKLAESYFSSIEPGEIRGDVEPWDEQFNGIIKVTMKGSTLVPRLLALFKSPGLHNAQGFSRQLFVDFILIGDRRLAYGLTAGEPVSIPRFARLYRLVEEGVASGVYASYELTYMNGPYGIVLRGVKDPDKAYSRLIEVISEKPSVDEVNSAIARIKARLINTVDSPSKLGQLYGVGELFANDPEYLVKLMNNTQGLGAEDYVNHVEELIKSAVVVYYG is encoded by the coding sequence ATGAGCGTATTCAACGTGAGGCTTAGTAATGGATTAAGAGTTGTTGGTTCACACATACCTAACAGTGAGGTTGAGGCCGTTTACATGTTCTATAATGTTGGAGCTAAGAATGAGAGGGATGGCATATATGGGGGTTCCCACCTTGTTGAACATGTCCTATTCAGGAGCATTAAGGGGCTTGATAAGAGCATTGATGAGTTAGTGGAGGGGGTTGGCGGGTACTTCAATGGCTTCACCTCCTACGATACAACAGCCTATGTTGAAGTTCTACCAGTGGATAAGGCTGAGTTAGGCTTCATGATTGAGGCCAAGAGGATGAGGGATGCGTTATTCCTTGAGAATGAGTTTGAGCTTGAGAGGAATATCGTGCTGAGTGAATTCGACATGAATGAGAATGATGAGGAATCCAGGATGATGCTTGTGGCTGGTAGGAAAATGTGGGATTCACACCCGTATAGGCACATGGTTATCGGTGTTAGGAGGGATCTTGAGACCGTTAAACGGGATGAATTATACAACTACTATAGGCAGTATTATAATCCATCCAACGCAACCCTAGTGGCTGTGGGTGGGTTAAGTAAGAGTAGTGTTGAGAAGCTTGCTGAATCCTACTTCAGTAGTATTGAGCCTGGGGAGATTAGGGGTGATGTGGAGCCTTGGGATGAGCAATTCAATGGCATTATTAAAGTAACCATGAAGGGGTCAACACTGGTTCCTAGGCTTCTCGCATTATTTAAGTCACCTGGTTTACATAATGCTCAAGGCTTCTCAAGACAATTATTCGTCGACTTCATTCTAATTGGTGATAGGAGATTAGCCTATGGTTTAACCGCCGGTGAACCAGTATCAATACCTAGGTTCGCAAGGCTGTATAGGCTTGTTGAGGAGGGTGTAGCCTCAGGTGTCTATGCTAGTTACGAGTTAACATACATGAATGGACCCTACGGCATAGTGTTGAGGGGTGTTAAGGATCCTGATAAGGCCTATAGTAGGTTAATTGAGGTTATTTCAGAGAAACCCAGTGTGGATGAGGTTAATAGTGCCATTGCTAGGATTAAGGCTAGGTTAATCAACACAGTTGACTCACCCAGTAAGCTTGGTCAATTATATGGTGTAGGTGAATTATTCGCCAATGATCCTGAATACCTGGTGAAGTTAATGAATAATACCCAGGGCCTGGGAGCTGAGGATTACGTTAATCATGTGGAGGAACTTATAAAATCAGCAGTGGTGGTTTACTATGGCTAA
- a CDS encoding M16 family metallopeptidase, protein MAKVMKISHWSESLVVDVKLNLGLVNEDTPGLSRVLVNLWKWSRGVMELEKNGVTVSFNNSWDQLTVSIKTHRGNSTLLKGLWDALTKIDLSLLGRAINEASTQVNVAREDTTARAMAEALRGLMPDSPYGNHPEVLLGVDLSRIKPEDVRKALDNLAYYSVTVVGGDVDIGGSPANPKWPSVKGYGDGEVNVKLSGKVQNTIAVAYPADSIYGRVFNYMAFNTLLGGMGLISRLYMEIRVKRGLAYYAFSTYVPLGGVGFLVALAGTREKHVNEVKELILKTTESMSTVTDHDVEMIKGNQRGRLTVRTESPEGLAQMYSIIPLYGLPEDYYERYINFLSNLKVSDIVGLTHGLEHHYIAVAGS, encoded by the coding sequence ATGGCTAAGGTAATGAAGATAAGTCACTGGAGTGAGTCACTTGTTGTTGACGTTAAGTTGAACCTTGGCCTAGTTAATGAAGATACACCGGGATTATCAAGGGTTCTGGTTAACCTATGGAAGTGGTCTAGGGGGGTCATGGAGTTGGAGAAGAATGGTGTAACAGTATCATTCAATAACTCGTGGGATCAATTAACAGTATCAATAAAGACGCATAGGGGTAATTCAACCCTACTCAAGGGCCTTTGGGATGCATTAACTAAGATTGACTTAAGCCTACTGGGTAGAGCAATCAATGAGGCGTCAACGCAGGTTAACGTAGCCAGGGAGGATACTACGGCGAGAGCAATGGCTGAGGCATTGAGGGGCTTAATGCCTGATTCACCATATGGGAATCACCCTGAGGTTCTCCTTGGGGTTGACTTAAGTAGAATTAAGCCTGAGGATGTGAGGAAGGCACTGGATAACCTAGCCTACTACTCAGTGACCGTAGTGGGTGGTGATGTGGATATTGGCGGCTCTCCAGCTAATCCCAAGTGGCCCAGCGTGAAGGGGTATGGGGATGGGGAGGTTAACGTTAAGTTGAGTGGTAAGGTTCAAAACACCATTGCTGTTGCCTATCCTGCTGACTCAATATATGGCAGGGTCTTCAACTACATGGCCTTCAACACCCTTCTAGGTGGCATGGGTTTAATTAGTAGGCTTTACATGGAGATTAGGGTTAAGAGGGGGTTAGCCTACTACGCCTTCTCAACATACGTACCCCTAGGTGGTGTTGGGTTCCTTGTTGCCTTAGCGGGCACTAGGGAGAAGCATGTTAATGAGGTTAAGGAGCTAATACTTAAGACCACTGAATCAATGAGCACAGTGACTGATCATGATGTTGAAATGATTAAGGGTAATCAGAGGGGTAGATTAACGGTTAGGACGGAGTCACCGGAGGGGTTGGCGCAAATGTACTCGATAATACCTTTATACGGTTTACCTGAGGATTACTATGAAAGATACATTAACTTCCTATCCAACCTTAAGGTCAGTGACATAGTAGGCCTCACGCATGGGTTAGAGCACCATTACATAGCAGTGGCTGGTTCCTGA
- a CDS encoding cation diffusion facilitator family transporter — translation MRSNARLYLKIATLLVGATSIIELLTGVIMNVPVLIADGLHTMLDVVILGSLYIGLGPTLKPPDMDHPYGHFKYRYLSMYTVAIIIMGASLWLVAEAIISIIKGVIERLPLDSLYVIIAVAGLVLSRLLYLRIGYIKTGDLILKLEFRHAIADLLDALLIAATLVVSLIIPIIQPVAVMAIAAYLMYLGINYFRESINVLLDQINPGVVSRVYSIARDHNVSVSDVKVKNTGNGYAIDLIVKVPGWYSVEDAHRIVDKLEDDIMKSIPSVVSVNTHVEPA, via the coding sequence ATGAGAAGTAATGCTAGACTATACTTAAAGATAGCGACACTACTGGTTGGCGCCACCTCAATTATTGAACTCCTAACTGGTGTAATCATGAATGTACCAGTGCTTATTGCTGATGGCTTACACACCATGCTTGATGTAGTCATACTGGGTTCACTGTACATTGGACTTGGACCAACCTTAAAACCACCTGACATGGATCACCCCTACGGGCATTTTAAGTACAGGTACTTATCAATGTACACTGTAGCAATAATAATAATGGGTGCATCACTTTGGTTAGTGGCGGAGGCCATTATTAGCATTATTAAGGGTGTTATCGAGAGGTTGCCATTAGATTCATTGTACGTTATTATTGCTGTTGCTGGCCTAGTGCTGAGTAGGTTACTTTACTTAAGGATTGGCTACATTAAAACAGGTGACTTAATACTTAAGCTTGAGTTTAGGCACGCCATTGCTGATTTACTGGATGCATTACTAATAGCGGCAACACTGGTAGTCTCACTGATAATACCCATTATTCAACCCGTAGCCGTCATGGCGATTGCAGCATACCTAATGTACCTGGGGATTAATTACTTCAGGGAGTCAATAAATGTATTGCTTGATCAAATTAACCCAGGCGTAGTAAGCAGGGTTTACAGCATAGCTAGGGATCATAATGTATCCGTCTCTGATGTTAAGGTTAAGAATACTGGTAATGGGTATGCAATAGACCTTATTGTTAAGGTTCCAGGTTGGTATAGTGTTGAGGATGCTCATAGAATCGTGGATAAGCTTGAGGATGATATAATGAAGAGTATACCATCAGTCGTATCAGTGAACACTCACGTTGAGCCGGCTTAG
- a CDS encoding malate dehydrogenase — protein sequence MITIVGSGRVGATTAAFLMFYELDNEVTLIDVIKGLPQGEALDLNHAAAILGKSVRYKGSNDYKDMEGSDIVIVTAGLARKPGMTREELAGKNAEIISSIADQIKKYAPNSIVIITTNPLDAMVYVLYKRLGFPRNRVIGFSGVLDSNRMAYYASQIIGIAPESIIPVVLGQHGENMYPVPEASFVYGKPLTEFLTQEQYNDIVKKTIQAGADITNLRGFSSNWGPAAGLALMVDSIKKNRRRVFEASVYLDGEYGVKDVFAEVPVVLGKNGVEKIIELNLTPEQRQKFMQSIEAVKKNLTQVPPQYLK from the coding sequence ATGATAACAATAGTAGGATCAGGTAGGGTGGGTGCCACAACGGCTGCGTTCCTAATGTTCTATGAACTGGATAATGAAGTAACGCTGATAGATGTAATAAAGGGTTTACCGCAAGGGGAGGCCCTTGACCTTAATCATGCGGCGGCAATATTAGGGAAGTCAGTTAGGTATAAGGGTAGTAATGATTATAAGGACATGGAGGGCAGCGACATAGTTATAGTTACTGCTGGTCTAGCGAGGAAGCCAGGCATGACTAGAGAGGAGTTAGCAGGTAAGAATGCTGAAATAATTTCATCGATTGCAGATCAGATAAAGAAGTACGCCCCTAATTCAATAGTGATTATTACAACTAATCCACTTGATGCAATGGTTTACGTACTTTATAAGAGACTTGGATTCCCAAGAAATAGGGTTATCGGCTTCAGCGGTGTCCTGGACTCCAATAGAATGGCTTACTACGCATCCCAGATAATTGGAATAGCCCCAGAGTCAATAATTCCAGTTGTACTTGGACAGCATGGTGAAAACATGTACCCTGTCCCTGAGGCATCATTCGTCTACGGTAAACCTTTAACAGAGTTCCTGACCCAGGAGCAGTATAATGACATTGTTAAGAAGACTATTCAAGCCGGCGCCGACATAACTAATTTAAGGGGATTCAGCAGCAACTGGGGTCCAGCAGCTGGCTTAGCCTTAATGGTTGATTCAATAAAGAAGAATAGGAGGAGGGTTTTCGAAGCCTCAGTGTACCTTGATGGTGAATACGGCGTTAAGGACGTCTTCGCCGAGGTCCCTGTTGTATTAGGTAAGAATGGTGTTGAAAAGATAATTGAATTAAACCTAACTCCAGAGCAGAGGCAGAAGTTCATGCAGAGTATTGAAGCTGTTAAGAAGAACCTAACCCAGGTACCGCCGCAATACCTTAAGTGA
- a CDS encoding M20/M25/M40 family metallo-hydrolase, with the protein MALSSGDVKELLINLLKIYSPSGEERGIAEFISSFLKQHGAEAWIDEAGNVLAVKGSGERVLWLHAHMDTVPGFIEVRGEGDLVYGRGAVDDKGPLTSMITAFLNSKPEVTLVLTLVTREESDSLGSLSLIKSSLPKPDGVIVGEPTNMHIAYSYRGSARVEVKCLGQGGHTAGPGVEDNPILKVYSAFNTVVGKLGNGQSTESYTVTPTVINCGDHPSKVPTECTMTVNVRIPLNSSCMELSKVIEGIECVKIIDCTDPITVNVNNPVVRSLVRASLRNNVKPILSKKLGTSDMAILAKLTLNLAAYGPGDPTLSHGPVEYININDVLLASNILINVVNEFGRISMQR; encoded by the coding sequence ATGGCCTTAAGCAGTGGCGATGTTAAGGAACTGTTAATTAATCTACTGAAGATATATAGTCCAAGCGGTGAAGAGAGGGGGATTGCTGAATTTATTTCAAGCTTCCTTAAACAGCATGGTGCTGAAGCTTGGATTGATGAAGCCGGTAACGTACTTGCAGTGAAGGGGAGCGGTGAGAGAGTTTTATGGCTGCATGCACACATGGATACTGTGCCAGGTTTCATTGAGGTTAGGGGGGAGGGTGACTTAGTTTACGGTAGAGGTGCCGTTGATGATAAAGGGCCACTTACATCAATGATCACCGCCTTCCTCAACTCCAAACCTGAAGTGACACTAGTATTAACCCTAGTGACTAGGGAGGAGAGTGATAGCTTGGGTTCACTAAGCCTAATTAAGAGCAGTCTCCCTAAGCCTGATGGTGTAATTGTCGGTGAACCAACTAATATGCACATAGCCTACTCATACAGGGGGAGCGCTAGGGTTGAGGTTAAGTGCCTTGGCCAAGGAGGCCATACAGCAGGGCCTGGGGTTGAGGATAACCCTATATTGAAGGTTTACTCAGCATTCAACACCGTGGTGGGTAAGCTCGGTAATGGTCAATCAACTGAATCATACACGGTGACACCTACAGTTATTAATTGTGGTGACCACCCAAGTAAGGTACCGACTGAATGCACCATGACCGTTAACGTGAGGATACCGTTGAACTCCTCATGCATGGAATTAAGTAAGGTAATTGAGGGTATTGAGTGCGTTAAGATTATTGACTGCACAGACCCAATAACCGTTAACGTGAATAACCCAGTGGTTAGGTCATTGGTGAGGGCAAGCTTAAGGAATAATGTTAAGCCAATTCTATCAAAGAAATTGGGTACAAGCGATATGGCTATCCTAGCTAAGTTAACGCTAAACTTAGCAGCCTATGGACCTGGAGACCCAACGCTCAGTCATGGTCCAGTGGAGTACATTAATATTAATGATGTTTTACTAGCCAGTAACATCCTCATTAACGTTGTGAATGAATTCGGACGCATAAGTATGCAAAGGTAG
- a CDS encoding MDR/zinc-dependent alcohol dehydrogenase-like family protein — translation MKNRVGVLVSAGLVRIEEHESPKPREGEVLIKVKAAGICSGDIYAFKGLPVWFTLPAPFGHEPVGDVVEVGPNVTGFKPGDKVIAIGSPAYADYLVAKASSVAKIPSNIPYEYAIGEPLAAIVNVIRVTQPRLGDYVAVVGSGYMGLLLTQALRGMGFSELAVFDIIDDRLKLAKEFGATATVNPTVDDVDKVTKELTNGNGFNVVFEVSGNPNGVDLATRIIGRRGRLSIVSYHSLPVQVNFRIWDAKGIDLVMAVPARSGEEYATIDLRIAAKLLERGVFNQEKLITHEWRLDQLQEALEYASKKPKEYIKGVIIP, via the coding sequence ATGAAGAATAGGGTTGGTGTACTTGTTTCAGCAGGCTTGGTTAGAATTGAGGAGCATGAGTCACCTAAGCCCCGTGAAGGTGAGGTATTAATTAAAGTGAAGGCTGCAGGAATATGCAGTGGTGACATTTATGCATTCAAGGGTTTACCAGTATGGTTTACGTTGCCTGCCCCCTTTGGGCATGAGCCAGTTGGTGATGTTGTTGAGGTCGGGCCTAATGTAACCGGTTTTAAGCCTGGGGATAAGGTTATTGCTATTGGTTCACCGGCTTATGCGGATTACCTAGTGGCTAAGGCTAGTAGTGTTGCGAAAATACCCAGTAACATACCTTATGAATACGCCATAGGTGAACCACTGGCTGCAATAGTTAATGTGATTAGGGTGACTCAACCAAGGCTTGGGGATTATGTTGCGGTTGTTGGTTCAGGCTACATGGGTCTATTACTCACCCAGGCATTGAGGGGAATGGGATTCAGTGAATTAGCGGTGTTTGATATTATTGATGATAGACTCAAATTGGCTAAGGAATTTGGGGCGACAGCCACAGTGAACCCAACTGTAGATGATGTTGATAAGGTTACTAAGGAGTTAACTAACGGTAATGGCTTTAACGTAGTCTTTGAGGTTAGTGGTAATCCAAATGGCGTTGATTTAGCGACTAGAATTATTGGTAGGAGGGGTAGGTTAAGCATAGTTAGTTACCATTCACTGCCTGTTCAAGTGAACTTTAGGATATGGGATGCCAAGGGAATAGACCTGGTAATGGCGGTACCAGCTAGGTCAGGGGAGGAATACGCTACCATTGACTTGAGAATAGCGGCTAAACTACTTGAAAGGGGTGTATTTAATCAAGAAAAGCTCATAACCCATGAGTGGAGGCTTGATCAATTGCAGGAAGCCCTAGAATATGCATCGAAGAAGCCTAAAGAATACATAAAGGGGGTAATAATACCCTAA
- a CDS encoding ribonuclease Z, which produces MLKIIFLGSGGAIPRPCRELPGVLIDVYRYRILIDPSEGTVRRLESIGVSPLKLTHIMVTHLHADHVNGLPGLLATMLMLNRVTPVTVIGPVGISDFTPTPVNSSFKINVIELKPTSEITLIESMDNLELRYVTTYHTVQNNSYLITLRRPVGTFNPGKARELGIPVTYWRRIQMGETITLPDGRVIEPSMVMSNVGDKSIKVVYTGDTSPGDNVVKLAKDSSILIHDSTYLPNDSNEAENRGHSTCLDAALDAKEAGTKLLVLTHMSFRYGYEYYWDFLKCASDVFPRTVVAKDGMIIEI; this is translated from the coding sequence GTGCTTAAGATAATTTTCCTAGGTTCCGGCGGAGCTATACCCAGGCCCTGTAGGGAATTACCAGGTGTATTGATTGATGTATATAGGTATAGGATACTTATCGACCCCAGTGAGGGTACTGTTAGGAGACTTGAGAGTATTGGAGTTAGTCCACTTAAGTTAACCCACATAATGGTTACTCACCTGCACGCGGATCATGTTAATGGTCTTCCAGGCCTATTAGCAACAATGCTAATGCTCAATAGGGTTACCCCAGTAACCGTAATAGGCCCAGTGGGGATAAGCGACTTCACGCCAACTCCAGTTAACTCATCTTTCAAAATTAACGTTATTGAACTTAAGCCAACCAGTGAAATTACTTTAATTGAATCAATGGATAACCTGGAGTTAAGATACGTAACCACTTATCACACTGTTCAGAATAATTCATATTTAATAACGTTAAGGAGACCAGTTGGTACATTTAATCCAGGTAAGGCTAGGGAATTAGGCATACCGGTAACCTACTGGAGGAGGATTCAAATGGGTGAAACCATTACGCTACCTGATGGTAGAGTTATTGAGCCATCCATGGTGATGAGTAATGTGGGTGATAAGTCAATAAAAGTAGTGTACACTGGCGATACGTCACCAGGTGATAACGTGGTTAAGTTAGCTAAAGACTCATCAATACTAATCCATGACTCAACATACCTACCTAATGATTCTAATGAGGCTGAGAACAGAGGCCATTCAACATGCCTAGACGCTGCATTAGACGCCAAGGAGGCTGGCACTAAACTACTTGTGCTCACTCACATGAGTTTTAGATACGGTTACGAATACTACTGGGACTTCTTGAAATGCGCCAGTGATGTTTTCCCACGCACCGTGGTTGCCAAGGATGGTATGATTATTGAAATCTAG
- a CDS encoding phosphoribosyltransferase yields MVKVPVKLVSWDDIVTWASTLANKIIESKWIPDVVVAIARGGYVPARLLCDNLGISDLVSLQVVHWPSSAQVSEKAYIKYPVAQIDLNGKRVLIVDDIVDTGDSVVIAKDHVLSRWPKADVRTGALQWISTVAKFKPDYYAYEVKEWVWFMYPWNLVEDLSNFIRRIMNDEYKANSKVNWSLMELTDKLSEWYGEEILKVPLSYLSRAIASLEKEGFISRLRGNDFEIIRLVKY; encoded by the coding sequence GTGGTTAAGGTCCCTGTTAAGTTGGTTAGTTGGGATGATATAGTAACGTGGGCTTCAACCCTGGCGAATAAGATAATTGAAAGTAAATGGATCCCCGATGTGGTTGTAGCCATAGCTAGGGGAGGTTATGTCCCAGCTAGGTTACTCTGCGATAACCTAGGTATCAGTGACCTGGTTAGCCTACAGGTAGTACACTGGCCCAGTAGTGCCCAGGTCTCTGAGAAGGCTTACATTAAGTACCCAGTCGCCCAAATAGACTTAAATGGTAAAAGGGTTCTAATCGTTGATGATATTGTAGACACCGGTGACAGTGTAGTGATTGCTAAGGATCATGTTCTCTCAAGGTGGCCTAAGGCTGATGTGAGGACAGGTGCCCTACAGTGGATATCCACTGTGGCTAAGTTTAAACCTGATTACTACGCCTATGAAGTTAAGGAATGGGTGTGGTTCATGTATCCGTGGAACCTTGTTGAGGATTTATCAAACTTCATTAGGAGGATTATGAATGATGAGTATAAGGCTAATAGTAAGGTTAATTGGAGTCTAATGGAGTTAACAGATAAGTTGAGTGAATGGTATGGTGAGGAGATTCTTAAGGTACCATTATCCTACTTAAGTAGGGCTATAGCAAGCCTTGAGAAGGAGGGTTTCATATCAAGGCTTAGGGGTAATGACTTCGAGATTATAAGATTAGTTAAATATTAA
- the pyrB gene encoding aspartate carbamoyltransferase has translation MTWLNRDVISSLDFTRDDLMQLFYEAKEMENYAKSKLNILDGKIMATAFFEPSTRTRLSFETAMLRLGGRVLGFGSVEASSVAKGESLGDTIRMLDSYSDIIVIRHSLEGAAKYAADIATVPVINAGDGTQNHPTQAMLDAYTIWREYGRLDDLTIGILGDLRYARVVTSLVQLLSNFKVKLRLISPEILRPRRELVDFMRMRGMNYSLHSNLNEVLSELDVLYVVRIQRERFPDPVEYERVKGSFKVTPESLIGAKDTLIILHPLPRVDEVDHRLDSTRYARYFRQSALGVPLRMALLKLVLKGD, from the coding sequence TTGACTTGGTTAAACAGGGACGTCATCTCATCCCTGGATTTCACTAGGGATGATTTAATGCAATTATTCTATGAGGCTAAGGAAATGGAGAATTACGCTAAATCCAAGTTAAACATACTTGATGGTAAGATAATGGCCACGGCATTCTTTGAACCAAGCACTAGAACTAGGTTAAGCTTCGAGACCGCTATGCTAAGGCTTGGTGGACGAGTACTGGGCTTTGGTTCAGTGGAGGCATCCTCAGTGGCTAAGGGTGAGAGCCTTGGCGACACCATTAGAATGCTTGACTCCTACTCAGATATAATAGTCATACGCCATAGCCTTGAGGGTGCAGCCAAGTACGCCGCCGATATAGCCACTGTACCAGTGATTAATGCTGGTGATGGAACCCAAAATCACCCAACCCAGGCAATGCTTGATGCATACACTATTTGGAGGGAGTATGGGCGATTAGATGATTTAACAATAGGCATACTGGGTGACTTAAGGTACGCTAGGGTTGTTACATCACTGGTTCAACTGCTAAGTAACTTTAAAGTTAAGCTACGCCTCATATCCCCTGAAATACTGAGGCCGAGGAGGGAGCTTGTGGACTTCATGAGAATGAGGGGGATGAATTATAGCCTGCATTCAAACCTAAATGAGGTTTTAAGTGAATTAGACGTACTCTACGTGGTTAGGATACAGAGGGAGAGGTTCCCTGACCCAGTGGAGTATGAGAGGGTTAAGGGAAGCTTCAAGGTTACCCCAGAGTCATTGATTGGCGCTAAGGATACGTTAATAATTCTTCACCCATTACCTAGGGTTGATGAGGTTGATCATAGGTTAGACTCAACAAGGTACGCTAGGTACTTTAGGCAGTCAGCCCTAGGTGTGCCCCTTAGGATGGCTCTCCTTAAATTAGTGCTTAAGGGTGATTAA